A section of the Hirschia baltica ATCC 49814 genome encodes:
- a CDS encoding TonB-dependent receptor, producing MRARSFSFDQEFAMNYELAFRSEWLDGRLTANANVFYMDWTDQQISVQLSSADFDSEVANASGSFRLMFREI from the coding sequence GTGCGTGCTAGATCTTTCTCGTTTGATCAAGAATTCGCGATGAATTATGAGCTTGCATTTAGAAGTGAATGGCTGGATGGTCGCTTAACTGCCAACGCGAATGTGTTTTATATGGACTGGACTGATCAACAGATCTCGGTTCAACTTTCATCCGCTGATTTTGATTCAGAAGTTGCGAATGCTTCTGGTTCATTCCGATTGATGTTTCGTGAAATTTAA
- the leuC gene encoding 3-isopropylmalate dehydratase large subunit, with product MALPSTLYDKLIDIHTVCKPVASDQEILLYIDRTVLNEYTSPQAFTGIRNASRSVYRPKAALAVIDHVNSTHPKRTTTSSLQSENIQMSYFEKNCSDFNIELFDIYHKNQGIEHVVMPELGLVLPGLIIAAGDSHTTTYGAFGSIGFGIGTSDIEHLLATQTLPYQKLLNMKINISGEPPAGISAKDIIMSIVRNIGADGARGYAVEFTGPAITKMSIEGRMTVCNMAVECGARVALIAPDHKVYEYLKGKTRAPQNEQMDEAILYWQTLQSSPDAIFEKTIDINIRNIEPMVTWGTSPDQAVPITGFIPNPQKSKDPANQKAMERALKYMGLKPGTKLTDLTIDFAFIGSCTNARIEDLRAAANVLKGRKIAPQIRAMVVPGSSQVRQIAEQEGIDKIFIDAGFEWRQSGCSMCLAMNDDIIAPGKRCAPSTNRNFEGRQGVDSRTHLMSPEMVAAAAISGHLCDVRNMQPTHAF from the coding sequence ATGGCATTGCCAAGCACATTATATGATAAACTAATCGATATTCACACTGTATGTAAGCCAGTAGCGTCAGATCAGGAAATTTTACTGTATATTGATCGTACGGTCCTGAACGAATACACAAGCCCGCAGGCCTTCACTGGAATAAGAAACGCGAGCCGAAGTGTATATCGACCTAAAGCAGCACTCGCCGTTATCGATCATGTTAACTCCACCCACCCTAAAAGAACGACGACATCCTCTTTACAATCAGAGAATATTCAAATGTCTTATTTTGAAAAAAATTGCTCTGACTTCAATATTGAGTTATTTGATATTTATCATAAAAATCAGGGTATTGAACATGTAGTCATGCCAGAACTTGGTTTAGTTTTACCCGGTCTAATTATTGCTGCAGGCGATAGCCACACGACAACATATGGAGCCTTCGGTTCCATTGGGTTTGGTATAGGTACGTCTGATATTGAGCACTTATTGGCAACTCAAACTCTGCCGTACCAAAAACTTTTGAACATGAAAATAAACATAAGTGGGGAGCCACCAGCAGGAATATCCGCCAAAGATATTATCATGTCTATAGTCCGCAATATAGGAGCGGACGGAGCGCGGGGTTATGCTGTCGAATTCACAGGCCCTGCTATCACGAAAATGTCCATAGAAGGCCGTATGACCGTCTGCAACATGGCAGTTGAGTGCGGAGCAAGAGTCGCATTAATAGCACCAGATCATAAAGTATATGAATACCTAAAAGGTAAAACTCGCGCGCCACAAAACGAGCAAATGGATGAGGCAATACTTTATTGGCAAACTCTTCAAAGTTCACCTGATGCGATATTCGAAAAAACTATAGATATAAACATTAGAAACATCGAACCAATGGTTACTTGGGGAACTAGCCCAGATCAGGCTGTCCCCATTACGGGTTTCATCCCTAACCCGCAAAAAAGTAAAGATCCGGCAAACCAAAAAGCTATGGAACGCGCCTTAAAATATATGGGGCTTAAGCCAGGCACGAAGTTGACTGATCTTACTATTGATTTTGCTTTTATCGGGTCCTGTACGAATGCACGAATTGAAGACCTTCGTGCTGCTGCCAATGTTCTAAAAGGCAGGAAAATTGCCCCACAAATACGCGCAATGGTCGTGCCTGGGTCCAGCCAAGTTCGACAAATTGCCGAACAAGAAGGCATAGATAAAATCTTTATTGATGCTGGATTTGAATGGCGACAATCTGGCTGCTCAATGTGTCTAGCAATGAATGACGACATCATTGCCCCCGGGAAACGGTGTGCCCCCAGTACAAATAGAAATTTTGAAGGAAGACAAGGTGTAGATAGCCGAACACATTTAATGAGTCCTGAAATGGTCGCCGCCGCCGCCATCTCAGGTCACCTATGTGATGTAAGAAATATGCAGCCTACACATGCCTTTTGA
- a CDS encoding TonB-dependent receptor, translating to MSNTKAKLLAGISFSSLFLGGVLPGNAQEIEASQKQQIRTLPTVTVTSQKREETLQSVPVTVTAYSGEMIDQKGLDNIQALSDSTPGLTIDAFPKTTPRPFIRGIGSSNQSAGSDPSSVVFVDGVYIGRGAMLSVDAFDLERLEVLKGPQGTLWGKNVVGGAIHFITAKPKDEFELKARATIAEFGQRDFDFVVNTPVGNHVATRLSLSSKKNNGFRKNFHTGAPLEDEDRLSGRFHALFDIGETSDLLFSIAGTKDDSEGAARFNLLPFNYEDVDSDTNANPDSNNFLKRETWGSKLELNTGVLGWADLTTYVSYLTLDNTTEEDLDGTDVAGNAATGFSGALGIPGVGLIKQEDASSLSAEFRLASNIDGPFSWVGGVFVLKDEIDRLRGTDVLIPVALETYRAKNETDSLAIFGQGTFAINDRWNVSAGLRFTDETKEYEIERFQAISPGDNYTTFGDPGISDEQKWTWKIGSDYQLSDNLFLFGHVSTGFKSGAFQEEPDAATARNAVAPEEVLNYELGVKSDFFDGRARANVSMFYSDYSDLQTIQSVDDATPNSGGARVVVDSGNATIHGIETEFRLLATDNIELSLLYTYLDATFDQFIETSEFLADGTEVFDDLAGNRLSRTPEHATSFSAAYNSDQFSWGAFKIGLDANYQSKIFDDNSNNDLEVRKARTLLDAFFTYEPNTSFSIQVWGRNLTDETYRVHQVGLGPSLFAQYGAPRQIGLTASYTY from the coding sequence ATGTCCAACACAAAGGCAAAATTACTCGCAGGAATCTCATTTAGTAGTCTGTTTTTAGGTGGAGTTTTGCCTGGGAATGCTCAGGAAATAGAAGCTTCACAAAAGCAACAAATCCGAACACTACCAACAGTGACTGTTACGTCTCAGAAGCGCGAAGAAACATTGCAATCTGTGCCTGTAACTGTGACTGCTTATTCTGGGGAAATGATTGATCAAAAAGGCTTAGATAATATTCAGGCATTGTCTGATTCTACGCCAGGGTTGACGATTGATGCATTTCCTAAAACAACACCTCGGCCATTTATCAGGGGGATTGGTAGTTCGAACCAGTCAGCCGGCTCTGACCCATCTTCTGTTGTGTTTGTTGATGGGGTCTATATCGGCCGGGGGGCGATGCTTTCTGTAGATGCGTTTGATCTTGAACGATTGGAAGTGCTTAAAGGGCCGCAAGGCACGCTCTGGGGGAAGAATGTTGTTGGTGGAGCAATTCATTTTATTACTGCCAAGCCTAAAGATGAGTTCGAGTTGAAAGCCAGAGCGACCATTGCTGAGTTTGGTCAGCGTGATTTTGACTTTGTTGTAAATACCCCTGTAGGGAATCATGTCGCGACACGTCTTTCTTTAAGTTCCAAGAAGAATAATGGGTTCAGAAAAAACTTTCATACGGGTGCGCCCCTTGAAGATGAAGATCGTCTCAGTGGTCGTTTCCATGCTTTGTTTGATATAGGCGAAACGTCTGACTTGTTGTTTTCCATAGCCGGTACGAAAGATGATTCTGAAGGAGCAGCTAGATTTAATTTGCTTCCATTTAATTATGAAGATGTTGATAGTGATACGAACGCAAATCCGGATTCCAATAATTTTTTGAAGCGAGAAACTTGGGGTAGCAAGCTTGAGTTAAATACGGGTGTTTTAGGCTGGGCTGACCTTACAACGTATGTTTCATATTTGACATTGGATAATACCACGGAAGAAGATTTAGATGGGACCGACGTCGCTGGTAATGCCGCAACAGGATTTTCTGGTGCTTTAGGCATTCCTGGAGTTGGCCTCATAAAACAGGAGGACGCGTCTTCTTTATCGGCTGAGTTTCGATTGGCGTCTAATATTGATGGACCATTTAGCTGGGTAGGTGGTGTATTTGTGCTGAAGGATGAAATTGATCGGTTACGTGGAACAGACGTTTTAATCCCTGTCGCGCTCGAGACATATAGAGCAAAGAATGAAACAGACAGTCTGGCTATCTTCGGTCAAGGCACTTTTGCAATTAATGATCGATGGAATGTTTCTGCGGGATTGAGGTTCACTGATGAAACGAAAGAATACGAGATAGAGCGTTTCCAAGCTATTTCCCCGGGTGATAATTATACAACTTTTGGCGACCCTGGAATATCGGACGAGCAAAAATGGACATGGAAAATCGGGTCCGATTACCAATTAAGTGATAATTTGTTTTTGTTCGGGCATGTGTCAACTGGGTTCAAGTCTGGTGCTTTTCAGGAAGAACCTGACGCTGCGACTGCTCGAAATGCTGTCGCTCCTGAGGAAGTCTTGAATTATGAATTGGGTGTAAAATCAGATTTTTTTGATGGGCGTGCGCGTGCAAATGTATCGATGTTTTATTCAGACTACTCTGACTTGCAAACCATTCAATCTGTTGATGATGCAACTCCTAATTCAGGTGGTGCACGCGTTGTTGTAGATTCTGGAAATGCAACGATTCATGGTATTGAGACTGAGTTCCGGCTTTTAGCGACAGATAATATTGAACTCAGCTTATTGTATACTTATCTGGATGCTACGTTTGATCAGTTTATTGAAACGAGTGAATTTCTTGCTGATGGAACTGAAGTCTTCGACGATTTAGCAGGCAATAGACTAAGTCGTACGCCGGAGCATGCAACTTCATTTTCTGCCGCTTATAACTCAGACCAGTTTAGTTGGGGGGCTTTCAAAATCGGTTTGGATGCAAATTATCAGAGCAAAATTTTCGATGATAATAGCAATAATGACTTGGAAGTACGTAAAGCTCGAACTCTTTTAGATGCATTTTTTACATATGAGCCAAATACCAGTTTCTCCATTCAGGTTTGGGGACGAAACCTAACCGATGAAACATATCGAGTTCATCAAGTGGGCCTTGGTCCATCCCTGTTTGCTCAATATGGCGCACCTCGGCAAATAGGTCTCACAGCCAGCTATACATACTGA
- a CDS encoding 2-hydroxycarboxylate transporter family protein, translating into MTASIKKIVEFELAGIAIVPFGIMAILSAIFLISGHIQEAGLPGAFALMWSVGFVLYSIGEKLPIWKEYAGGGLIMAFLGSAVLVHFGVIPKEESEFLTASVIDNRFLYLLLVGLVAGTILSVDRKSLMRSVVGLVPVIFFAISGAVVLGVLIGWFFQVEPARIVTHYVLPIMGGGNGAGAIPMSEIYADATGENGAKYYGFAISVLTIANMVAILMASVLNKIGQAFPAWTGNGKLSDDENFQELAPATENSEPTKEMSTLSALFFTVAMLLLAMLLYSLFPQVHLFAWAVLIFVFLNVSDLLPKSLVSALALVNEWGMRTFIVLVLVAVGLMTDLNDLITAFSIQNVVISAAIVIGASLGAGLSARLFKFFPIEAAIAAGLCMANRGGSGDLEVLGASKRMALYPFAQISSRIGGGIVLFLAGYLFSILL; encoded by the coding sequence TTGACCGCTAGTATAAAGAAAATTGTAGAGTTTGAATTAGCTGGAATAGCTATCGTTCCTTTTGGAATAATGGCTATCTTAAGCGCTATTTTTCTAATCTCTGGACATATTCAGGAAGCAGGTCTGCCTGGGGCGTTTGCCCTTATGTGGTCTGTCGGATTTGTTCTATATTCGATTGGTGAAAAATTACCGATCTGGAAAGAGTATGCGGGAGGTGGACTCATTATGGCATTCCTTGGGAGTGCTGTGTTGGTACATTTTGGTGTTATACCGAAAGAAGAAAGCGAGTTTCTGACAGCATCGGTTATCGACAACCGCTTTTTGTATCTCCTGCTAGTTGGGTTGGTTGCGGGAACGATACTTTCAGTTGATCGCAAATCTTTGATGCGCTCTGTTGTCGGATTGGTGCCTGTAATATTTTTTGCAATTTCTGGTGCGGTTGTACTTGGCGTTCTTATCGGATGGTTTTTTCAAGTAGAGCCAGCACGAATAGTGACCCATTATGTGCTTCCAATTATGGGGGGAGGTAATGGAGCAGGGGCGATACCAATGTCAGAAATTTACGCTGACGCTACTGGAGAAAATGGTGCAAAATATTATGGTTTTGCAATTTCTGTTTTAACCATTGCAAACATGGTCGCTATATTGATGGCATCTGTACTGAACAAAATCGGACAAGCATTTCCAGCTTGGACAGGAAACGGCAAATTAAGTGACGATGAAAATTTTCAAGAGTTAGCTCCCGCAACAGAAAACTCCGAACCAACCAAAGAAATGAGTACACTCAGTGCATTGTTTTTTACAGTGGCAATGTTGTTACTTGCGATGTTGTTATATTCTTTGTTTCCACAAGTTCACCTTTTTGCTTGGGCAGTTTTGATTTTTGTTTTCTTGAATGTCTCGGATTTACTGCCTAAGTCTCTGGTTTCCGCGTTGGCGCTAGTGAATGAATGGGGGATGAGAACATTCATTGTCTTGGTATTGGTTGCAGTTGGTTTGATGACAGACCTAAATGATCTTATTACTGCCTTTAGTATTCAAAATGTCGTTATTTCAGCAGCAATAGTTATAGGTGCCAGCCTTGGCGCAGGGCTAAGTGCAAGATTATTTAAGTTCTTCCCCATCGAAGCCGCGATCGCTGCAGGGCTGTGTATGGCTAACAGAGGTGGGAGTGGAGATCTAGAAGTGTTGGGTGCATCTAAAAGAATGGCTTTGTATCCATTTGCGCAAATTTCATCACGCATTGGAGGCGGGATAGTTCTATTTTTGGCCGGATATCTTTTTAGTATTCTACTTTAG
- a CDS encoding acyclic terpene utilization AtuA family protein, translating to MSIPSTKPIKIIVPCGSLGAGVREEEIEYGLARGAQAIASDAGSTDSGAAYLATGKSKNSRGAVKRDLTILMRAHARAGIPVIIGTSGQAGGDLNVDWTRDILLEIVEELKISPKIALLYSEQSKFDIKAYNSDGRIKPLSPLGELQNKTIDSCDHIVALMGVEPYIAALEAGADVILGGRSTDPAVLASFPIWKGAGWAPSWHAGKIGECGAQCTEKRDAAGVLLTIDHDSFEVEPLSVDNYCTPQSVAAHMLYENTNPFLLTEPGGELDVSDAKYEKIPDGNGVKVTGANWHKRPYTMKLEGAGGGMFQTIMFVGIQDPDVLIDVSGFHERFEEALNARAKQSIPKEEIDNFHISVRMYGWNAIDGAPVPKGTPPPREIGAMFVSTARTQELANSIAHACNPYFFHFPADMNKELPSYGFAFSPADIPRGQIFEFKLNHVIEVEDPLQLVRTIWTKELISANTI from the coding sequence ATGAGTATTCCCTCCACAAAGCCAATAAAAATCATTGTTCCATGCGGCTCTCTAGGTGCTGGTGTTCGCGAAGAAGAGATAGAATATGGACTAGCTAGAGGTGCACAAGCAATCGCTTCAGATGCTGGCTCGACTGACAGTGGTGCTGCTTATCTTGCTACAGGCAAATCAAAAAATAGCCGCGGAGCGGTAAAAAGAGATCTTACCATCTTGATGCGAGCGCATGCCAGAGCAGGAATTCCAGTCATTATTGGAACCTCAGGACAAGCAGGAGGAGATCTAAATGTCGATTGGACTCGAGACATTTTGCTTGAAATCGTAGAAGAACTAAAAATTTCTCCTAAAATCGCGCTCTTATATAGTGAACAATCTAAATTTGATATCAAAGCCTACAATTCTGACGGACGCATCAAGCCCCTCTCTCCTCTCGGGGAATTACAAAATAAAACAATTGATTCATGTGACCACATCGTCGCTCTGATGGGAGTTGAACCCTATATTGCTGCGCTGGAAGCAGGTGCTGATGTCATATTGGGAGGCCGTTCAACTGATCCTGCCGTCCTTGCAAGTTTCCCTATTTGGAAAGGTGCAGGATGGGCACCCTCATGGCATGCAGGAAAAATTGGCGAATGTGGTGCACAATGCACTGAAAAAAGAGATGCTGCTGGCGTTCTACTAACAATAGATCACGACAGCTTTGAAGTTGAACCACTTTCAGTCGATAATTATTGCACACCTCAAAGTGTTGCCGCTCACATGTTATATGAAAATACAAACCCTTTTTTACTAACTGAGCCTGGCGGGGAACTTGATGTCAGTGATGCCAAATATGAAAAGATTCCTGACGGAAATGGTGTAAAAGTAACAGGAGCAAATTGGCACAAACGCCCCTATACAATGAAGCTTGAAGGGGCCGGAGGCGGAATGTTTCAAACAATAATGTTTGTGGGTATTCAGGATCCGGATGTTCTAATTGATGTTTCTGGGTTCCATGAAAGATTTGAAGAAGCACTTAATGCCAGAGCAAAACAATCTATTCCCAAGGAAGAGATCGATAATTTTCATATTTCCGTTCGAATGTATGGTTGGAATGCAATCGACGGTGCCCCTGTTCCGAAAGGTACTCCCCCACCCCGGGAAATAGGTGCTATGTTCGTCTCCACAGCGAGGACACAAGAGTTAGCCAACTCTATTGCACATGCCTGTAACCCATATTTTTTCCATTTTCCTGCTGATATGAATAAAGAATTGCCCAGCTATGGTTTTGCATTTTCTCCAGCTGATATCCCTCGCGGTCAAATTTTTGAATTTAAGCTCAATCACGTTATTGAAGTAGAAGACCCATTACAACTTGTGAGAACAATTTGGACTAAAGAACTTATTTCAGCAAACACGATATAA
- the leuD gene encoding 3-isopropylmalate dehydratase small subunit — protein sequence MPFESFLQHTGIVAPMPAQNIDTDTIMPKTFLKGIDREGLAEGVFYNLRHDKFGKINPDFILNKKQWLNSKFIAAGPNFGCGSSREHAVWGLQQFGIKAIFASSFAGIFFDNCARNGLLAIEISEANVKTLMHCANSGRQLTIDLKSQTIETPDTTIKFDISNKRKHMLLNGLDAIDMTLERKHEIDAFQAKYLTKFSWLT from the coding sequence ATGCCTTTTGAATCATTCCTCCAGCATACAGGCATAGTGGCTCCTATGCCTGCCCAAAATATTGATACAGATACCATTATGCCTAAAACCTTTCTCAAAGGAATAGACAGAGAAGGTTTAGCTGAAGGTGTTTTCTATAACTTGCGCCATGACAAATTCGGGAAAATTAATCCAGATTTTATATTGAACAAAAAGCAATGGTTGAATTCTAAATTCATAGCTGCAGGTCCAAATTTCGGCTGCGGATCAAGCAGAGAGCACGCTGTCTGGGGACTACAACAATTTGGAATAAAGGCCATTTTCGCCTCATCATTTGCTGGCATATTCTTCGACAATTGCGCTAGAAATGGTTTGCTTGCTATCGAAATAAGCGAAGCCAATGTGAAAACATTGATGCATTGCGCAAACTCAGGTCGGCAACTCACAATAGACTTGAAAAGTCAGACAATCGAAACACCAGATACGACGATCAAGTTCGATATCAGCAACAAACGCAAACACATGCTTTTGAATGGGTTAGACGCCATAGATATGACGCTTGAGCGAAAACATGAAATTGATGCCTTTCAAGCAAAATACCTTACTAAATTTAGCTGGCTGACCTGA
- a CDS encoding Crp/Fnr family transcriptional regulator, translating to MHISTRHNWFEELSPPAKAELTKHMKVISFAAGERIFDTGATAPNIYQVQSGYVKLFAELEDGTNTLLAIYVPGNIFGETPVICGRPLNHTTIAATDVTLNHIPKVDFESCFNQYGEVSRILCKKLAYILSYAIHFKKAKALYPISTQVPLVLKNLVECSGTKRIGTSQEIDIPITIEEISNFLGVTRQTVQKEITTLKSEGIISKNLGFWKIVDFPKLAAKAMKTDEPNLQIF from the coding sequence ATGCACATATCTACAAGACATAATTGGTTTGAAGAACTCTCTCCACCTGCAAAAGCCGAATTAACGAAACATATGAAAGTCATTTCATTTGCAGCTGGAGAACGTATCTTTGATACGGGCGCTACGGCACCAAACATATATCAAGTTCAGTCTGGGTATGTTAAATTATTCGCTGAACTTGAAGATGGTACAAATACTCTTTTAGCAATATATGTCCCAGGAAATATTTTTGGAGAGACACCTGTAATTTGTGGGCGTCCACTCAATCATACGACCATTGCCGCAACTGACGTTACGCTAAACCATATTCCCAAAGTTGATTTTGAAAGCTGTTTTAACCAATATGGTGAAGTTTCGAGAATTCTTTGCAAAAAACTAGCGTACATATTATCCTACGCTATACATTTTAAAAAAGCAAAAGCTCTCTACCCTATTTCCACCCAAGTACCATTAGTCCTCAAAAATTTGGTTGAATGCAGCGGCACAAAACGAATAGGCACCTCCCAAGAGATAGATATACCTATAACTATCGAAGAAATATCTAACTTTCTAGGCGTTACCCGGCAAACGGTTCAAAAAGAAATTACAACCTTGAAATCAGAAGGCATAATATCAAAAAATCTAGGTTTCTGGAAAATAGTAGATTTTCCAAAGCTTGCTGCTAAAGCTATGAAAACAGATGAGCCTAATTTACAAATATTCTAG
- a CDS encoding TonB-dependent receptor domain-containing protein: protein MPAAFADTVFSIYGPADPILLGTDTTDPRAATSSALFADGRHGVSDQLTVHFGVRYNVEKISNDFASTITVESAENLPDAAFYSTVDPTLGFVVSQLTAYLFSLVDAASGNPPFASQEFEAFLPKAGVTWNWNSDISTSFIVQRAYRSGGGKPSAC, encoded by the coding sequence TTGCCAGCTGCTTTCGCAGACACTGTATTTTCAATATACGGGCCTGCAGACCCTATTTTGCTGGGAACGGATACGACTGACCCTCGTGCTGCGACGAGTTCCGCACTTTTTGCTGATGGTCGCCATGGTGTGTCAGATCAGCTAACCGTTCACTTTGGTGTCCGTTATAATGTTGAAAAGATATCAAATGATTTTGCGAGTACCATTACTGTTGAAAGTGCTGAAAACCTTCCAGATGCCGCTTTTTATTCAACCGTCGACCCAACTCTGGGGTTTGTGGTGTCTCAATTAACCGCCTATCTGTTCAGTTTGGTAGACGCAGCTTCTGGTAACCCGCCTTTCGCATCTCAAGAGTTTGAAGCGTTCTTGCCTAAAGCTGGTGTCACATGGAACTGGAACTCGGACATTTCGACGAGTTTCATCGTGCAACGTGCTTATCGTTCTGGAGGGGGCAAACCTAGTGCGTGCTAG
- a CDS encoding phosphoglycerate dehydrogenase, with the protein MTQKFFDKAAIEYLQTHKIEVVLPKLPVGKTEAQLDKIDLHSLLEGAGGWIVGHVHITRDVLEGLPDLAIISRRGVGYEKVDTIAAKELGKVVTIAAGGNDASVADQVIGMMISVGRRFQEAQKSMIKGEWGILVGTELFQKKVGIIGFGRTGRSLAQRLKGFEAQILVSSPRLTTQDIEDYNLLQSDLDTILRESDYISIHAPLTRETHHLIDAEALGKMKSSAILINTGRGGLVDDSALLHALENNQIRGAGLDVYESENDPSKKAITNSLLSLHNVIAAPHAGASTEEALQRTNMIAAKCAVDVILNRKPPKQCVIVDGRKL; encoded by the coding sequence ATCACGCAAAAGTTTTTCGACAAAGCAGCAATAGAATATCTGCAGACACACAAGATAGAGGTAGTTTTGCCGAAGCTACCAGTGGGTAAAACAGAAGCACAACTTGATAAAATAGATCTGCACAGTTTACTTGAAGGTGCCGGAGGTTGGATTGTTGGTCACGTTCACATTACGAGAGACGTGCTCGAGGGCCTCCCTGATTTAGCTATTATATCGCGACGCGGTGTAGGTTATGAAAAAGTGGATACTATAGCTGCAAAAGAATTGGGAAAAGTAGTCACCATTGCAGCAGGTGGAAATGATGCCTCTGTCGCCGACCAAGTCATCGGCATGATGATTTCTGTTGGACGTAGATTTCAGGAAGCGCAAAAATCAATGATCAAAGGTGAATGGGGCATACTTGTAGGAACGGAGCTTTTCCAAAAAAAAGTGGGGATTATTGGTTTTGGACGAACAGGTCGCAGTCTTGCCCAAAGGCTCAAAGGTTTTGAGGCACAAATATTAGTATCTTCACCAAGGCTAACGACACAAGACATCGAGGATTACAATTTATTGCAATCTGATCTTGATACCATCTTACGCGAGTCTGATTACATATCGATTCATGCCCCATTAACACGCGAAACTCATCATTTGATTGATGCAGAAGCATTGGGAAAAATGAAATCATCAGCAATATTAATAAATACTGGTCGAGGTGGATTGGTTGATGATAGTGCATTGCTTCACGCGTTAGAAAATAATCAAATCAGAGGTGCTGGTTTGGACGTGTACGAAAGTGAAAATGACCCATCCAAAAAAGCTATAACAAACTCCCTTTTATCGCTTCACAATGTTATCGCAGCACCACATGCTGGTGCGTCGACGGAAGAAGCCCTTCAACGCACCAATATGATCGCAGCTAAATGCGCAGTTGATGTCATATTAAATCGCAAACCTCCCAAACAATGTGTGATTGTTGATGGACGCAAACTGTAA
- a CDS encoding DUF4387 domain-containing protein translates to MTLLRDVCEHIRSKQAGPFWVTIDIWFNSRENFERFKDSLGIAPDVFEKLYNTDRESVKKIEVADFNLVKISYPRATPQGGMIERDLHSGQQCMRLLNQKLD, encoded by the coding sequence ATGACCCTTTTACGCGACGTTTGCGAACACATCCGATCAAAGCAAGCTGGCCCATTTTGGGTAACAATCGACATATGGTTTAACAGTCGTGAAAACTTTGAGCGCTTTAAAGACAGTTTGGGAATTGCCCCAGATGTGTTCGAAAAACTCTATAATACAGATAGAGAATCAGTAAAAAAAATTGAGGTCGCAGATTTCAATCTTGTTAAAATTTCATACCCTCGTGCAACCCCACAAGGCGGAATGATAGAAAGAGATTTGCATTCTGGACAACAATGTATGCGCCTCTTGAATCAAAAACTCGACTAA
- a CDS encoding LysR family transcriptional regulator, translating into MNSEWLLDFLELTDAGSFSRAAQRRYITQSAFSRRIRSLEEWVGTSLVNRDTHTMKLTPSGESFTIVAEQVIRSLEAGRNEACAIERASIETVHFAATHALSLTFFPTWLRKLEKDEPASTTLKLTADHMLACEKLMQEGRSQFLLCHHHENSNLQLGQGFKSVKLGEDILLPVVSLKLKETVEPRNLPLLSFSPESGLGKILSCVLDDNIDTPSKQPVFTSHLASVLTSMARQGRGIAWTVLSIVADDLETGSLVRASDQQIPVEIRLWRAAARQSPAAERLWSKVLKSLQ; encoded by the coding sequence ATGAATTCAGAATGGTTGTTGGATTTTCTGGAGCTTACTGATGCAGGTAGCTTTTCTCGAGCGGCACAGCGCAGGTATATTACACAATCAGCCTTCAGTAGGCGTATTCGATCACTTGAAGAATGGGTCGGTACTTCTCTTGTAAATCGCGATACTCATACCATGAAATTGACGCCTTCTGGCGAGAGTTTCACAATTGTAGCTGAGCAGGTGATTAGGTCTCTTGAAGCAGGTCGCAATGAAGCATGTGCAATTGAACGTGCTTCAATTGAAACGGTTCACTTTGCTGCAACGCATGCTCTATCTTTGACGTTTTTTCCAACTTGGTTGCGGAAGTTAGAAAAGGATGAGCCAGCTTCGACTACTTTGAAACTTACTGCAGACCATATGTTAGCGTGTGAAAAACTTATGCAAGAAGGTAGGTCTCAATTTTTACTCTGCCATCATCATGAAAATTCTAATCTTCAATTGGGGCAAGGGTTTAAATCAGTAAAATTAGGTGAGGACATTTTATTGCCTGTCGTTTCTTTGAAATTGAAAGAAACTGTAGAACCCCGGAATTTGCCGCTGTTGAGCTTTTCTCCTGAATCTGGATTGGGAAAAATACTTTCGTGCGTCCTTGATGATAATATCGACACACCTAGCAAACAGCCTGTTTTTACATCTCATTTGGCGAGTGTGTTGACATCAATGGCCAGACAGGGGCGAGGAATTGCTTGGACTGTCCTAAGTATTGTGGCTGATGATCTTGAAACTGGTTCGTTGGTTCGCGCATCTGACCAACAAATACCTGTCGAAATACGATTGTGGAGAGCTGCAGCTAGGCAATCGCCAGCGGCCGAAAGGCTATGGAGCAAGGTTTTAAAATCTTTGCAATAG